The genomic interval AGCAACGAGATCCTGGAGGCCCTGGAAGAGCCCCTGGCCGGTATCACCCGGGCGGTCAAGATCGCCCTGGAACAGACCCCGCCGGAACTGGGCGCGGACGTGGCCGACCGGGGTATCGTCCTCACCGGCGGTGGCGCCCTGCTGCGGGATATCGACCGCCTGCTGGCGGACGAGACCGGGCTGCCGGTGCTGGTGGCGGACGACCCCCTGACCTGCGTTGCCCGAGGAGGTGGCCGTGCCCTGGAGATGATCGACGAGCACGGCACGGATCTCTTCGTGACCGAGTAGTCCCGGTGGCGGGGGTGCGGGCCTCGATCCCGGCGACCCGGGCCCCGTTAGCCGGGGCGCCGGGGTTGGGCCTGGCACCCCACCGGACCAGCCCCGGGGCGCGCTGGCTTGGCCGTCGCCCCTGGGGTCCCTGAACGAGGTTGTCGCCCATCAAACCCCTCTTCCTGCGCGGGCCTCGCCCACCTACCGGGTGGTGATCGCGGTCCTTCTGTCCATTGGCCTCATGGTGGCCGACCAGCGCCAGCACCTGCTGGAGCCGCTGCGCTCCACCCTGTCCCTGCTGGTCTCGCCCCTGCACTATCTCGCCAGTATGCCCGTCGGGGTGGTCGCGACCCTCAAGGGGCTGTTCGCCAGCGAGCCCTCCCTGCGCCAGGATAACGAGGTTCTGAAGGCGGAGAATCTGAGCCTCAAGGGCCGGCTGCAACGCCTGGAGTCCCTGGAGGCGGAGAACCGCCGTCTGCACGATCTGCTGGGCTCCTCCTTCCGCGTCGGCGAGCGGGTCCTGATCGCCGAGATGCTCTCCGTGGACCTGGATCCCTATCGCCAGCAGGTGCTGATCAACAAGGGCAGCGCCTCGGGGGTCTTCGTTGGCCAGCCGGTGCTGGACTCCAACGCCGTCATGGGGCAGGTCATCTGGGTGGGGCCCACCACGGCCACCGTTCTCCTCATCACCGACGCGGCCCATGGCTTGCCAGTGCGGGTCAATCGTAACGGCCTGCGCGCCGTGGCCACGGGCACCGGCCTGGTCAACCAGCTCGACCTGTCCTATGTCCCTCACGACGCCGACCTGGAGGAGGGAGACCTCCTGGTCACCTCCGGCCTCGGTGGCCGCTTTCCGGCCGGTTATCCCGTGGCGCGGGTGAGCGAGATCATGCGTGAATCGGGCCAGCCCTTCGCGCGGGTGACGGCCACCCCCAATGCCCACCTCGATAGTGGCCATGAGGTGCTGCTGGTATGGACCCTGCCCGAGGCTGGCAACCAGGAGTTTGCTCCCTCCCCCCGCGCAGGGGAGGGCCGGGGAGAGGGGGCCGAACAGGCTATCCCCGCCGCCCTTTCCCAGGGGAAGGCGCCATGATCGACTTCTCCCCCCGCCGCTGGCTCCTCATCCCGAGCCTGGGGGTGGCACTGCTGCTGACCCTCCTGCCGCTGCCCGAATGGGCCAGCGAGCTGAGACCGCCCTGGGTCGCCCTGACCCTGCTGTACTGGATCCTGGCCACCCCCGAGCGGGTTGGAGTCTTCTGGGGCTGGGCTATGGGGCTGCTGCTGGATGTCAGTATTGGCACCGTCCTGGGCCAGCATGCCCTGAGCCTGGCGGTGATGGCCTGGATCATGGTGAGCCTCCAGCAACGCCTCGGCCTCTATCCGCCGTTTCAACAGGCCCTGGCGGTCTGGCTGCTCCTGCTGGCGGAGCGGTTGGTATCGCTCTGGGTCATGGGCGCCCTGGGTCAACCGACCCCTGGCCTGCCTTACTGGCTATCCACCCTGATGGGGCTCCTCATCTGGCCCTGGATCCCGCTCCTGACCCGCGGTGGTCGGCGCGGTTACGGGATGGGCTGAGCACGCCGTGGCCGGCTCCTGGTTCCACGCGGCGGATGGCGAGCGGCGGCTGTTCGCGCGCCGCGCCTGGGTCGCGGCCATCCTGGCGACCCTGCTCCTGTCCCTGGTGGTGGCGCGGGTGGCGCACCTGCAAATTGACAGCCACCAGCATTTTTCGACCCTGTCCCAGGACAACCGGGTGCGGCTGGAGCCCCTTCCGCCGGTGCGGGGTCTCATCTACGACACCCAGGGCGTCCTCTTGGCGGCCAACGAGCCCTCCTTTACCCTCACCGTCACGCCAGACAAGGCGAAGGATATGGACGGGCTCCTCGGGGAGCTGTCCAAGCTGATCCGCCTCGACGAGGCGGACATCCGGCGCTTTGAACGGTTACGTCGTCAGGGCTCGCCTTATACGGCGGTGCCCTTGCGCCTGCACCTGACAGAGGAGGAGATTGCCCGCGTCTCCCTGGAGGGCTATCGTTTCCCGGCGGTCGATATCCGCACCGATCTGTTGCGGACCTACCCCATGGGCATCTATACGGCCCACGTCCTGGGCTACGTGGCGCGCATCGACGAGGAAGAGGTCAAGCGCATCGACGCCGCCAATTACAGGGGCACGGACTTCATCGGCAAGAACGGGCTGGAGAAGTCCTACGAGGAGGTGCTGCACGGGCGCGTCGGCTATCGCCAGGTGGAGGTCAACGCCAAGGGCCGGGTCCTGCGCACCCTGGAGAGCGAGCCGCCGACACCGGGCAAGGATTTGCGGCTGCATCTGGATATTCGCCTGCAACGCAACGCGGCGGCGGCCATGGCCGGCAAGCGCGGTGCCGTGGTGGCCATCGATCCCCGGACGGGGGGGGTTCTGGCGATGGTCAGCAACCCCGGTTTCGACCCCAATCCCTTTGTCGAAGGGATCGGCGCCAAGGAATATGCGGCCCTGCGCGACGACATCGACGTCCCCCTCTTCGACCGTGCCCTGCGCGGCCAGTACCCGCCGGGTTCGACCATCAAGCCCTTCATCGCCCTCGGTGGGCTAGAGACGGGCGTCATCACCACCGGCAAGGTCAAGCATTGTAGCGGGGCCTTTCAGTTGCCCGGTCAATCCCACCGCTATCGCGATTGGCGCAAGGGCGGTCATGGCTCTGTGGACATGCGTCGGGCCATCGTGGAGTCCTGCGATGTCTATTTCTACGACCTGGCCCATCATCTGGGCATCGACCGGTTGGGTGACTTCCTGGGCAAATTCCACTTCGGCCGCAAGACGGGCGTCGATCTGGCGGGGGAGCTTGGTGGCCTGATGCCCTCGAAGGAGTGGAAGCGTCGGGTGCGCCATCAGGCCTGGTATCCGGGCGAGACCCTGATTGTCGGCATCGGTCAGGGGGCCTTTCTGGCCACGCCTTTGCAGTTGGCGGCGGCCACCGCCGCCATCGCCAATGGCGGCCGTTATCTCGAACCGCGCGTGGCGAAGGCGCTGGACGCGGGTCAAGGGCAGCTCGCACCGATTCAGGCCCCCCGGCGCGATCTCGGGCTGGACCCCGATCATGTGGAGGATATTATCCAGGCGATGACCCAGGTCGTGGAGAGTCCCCGGGGTACGGCCCGGCGCATCCGGAGCCCCGCCTATCGTATTGCCGGCAAGACCGGTACGGCCCAGGTCTTTACCGTCGGCCAGAAGGAGACCTATAAGGAAAAGCAGGTCGCCGCGCGCAAGCGTGACCATGCCCTCTTCGTGGCCTTTGCCCCGGTGGATGACCCGCGCATCGCCGTGGCGGTCCTGGTGGAGAATGGCGGTCATGGGGGCTCGGTGGCCGCGCCTATCGCCCGGGCCGTGATGGATAGCTATCTGCTGGGCAAGGACCCCCCGGCGGATCTGGGCGCCGAGTCCGAGGAGGAGGCCGAGGATGGCGATTGAGCCTGTCGACGCGAGTCTGGACCGAGTGCCCCTGGCCGGGCAAGCGACCCTCTCCCAGCGGCTGCACCTGGATCTGCCCTTGGTCTTTGCCCTGCTACTGGCGGCGGGCTATGGCCTGCTGGTGCTCTTCAGCGCCATCGACCAGGACCCGAAACGGCTGGAGGCCCAACTGCTGCGCCTGGGGCTCGCCTTTGGGGTCATGATCCTCGTCGCCCAGATCCCCCCCCGGCTCTGGCGGCGCCTGGCGGTCCCCCTCTACATGGTTGGCGTGCTCATGCTGGTGGCGGTGCTGGCGGTCGGCGAGATCGGCAAGGGCGCCCAGCGTTGGCTGGACCTGGGACTGCTGCGCTTTCAGCCTTCGGAACTGCTCAAGCTGGGGGTGCCGCTGATGCTGGCCTGGTTTCTGGCGCTTCGGCCCCTGCCGCCTGGGGGCTGGCGTACCCTGGTGGCGGCCATCCTGACCGCGGTGCCGGCGGTGCTTATCGCCCGCCAGCCGGACCTGGGCACGGCCCTGCTGGTGGGCAGCGCCGGGGCCTTCGTTCTCTTTCTGGCGGGCTTGTCCTGGCGGCTCATCGCCCTACTGGTGGCCATCGCCGCCGCCCTGGCCCCCCTGCTCTGGAGCCAGATGCTGGACTATCAGAAAAATCGGGTGCTGACCCTTTTCGACCCGGAAAGCGATCCCCTGGGCACGGGCTACCACATCATCCAGTCCAAAATCGCCATCGGCTCCGGCGGGGTCTATGGCAAGGGCTGGGGCCTGGGCACCCAGTCCCATCTGGAATTCCTGCCCGAACGCTCCACCGACTTCATCTTCGCCGTCCTGGGCGAGGAACTGGGCCTCTTTGGCGTCCTGGCGCTGCTGGGTATCTATCTCTTTATCCTCTTCCGGGGGCTCTACATCGCCAGCCAGTCCCAGGATGCCTTTGGGCGCCTGCTGGCGGGTGGTCTGACCCTGGTCTTTTTCGTCTATCTCTTCGTCAACACCGGCATGGTGTCCGGCCTGCTGCCGGTCGTAGGCGTACCCCTGCCGCTGGTGAGTTACGGCGGCACCTCCATGGTGACCATTCTGGCCGGCTTCGGGCTCATCATGGCCGTGCATACCCACCGGGGCCTTTCGGGGCGCTAGGCGGTGTGGGTGAACTGGTAGGTGACTCAATCGCCGCCAAGCTTGTGCTTCTCGATCAGCGTGACCTTGGCTTTCACCGCGGCGGCGATGTGGGCGGTGACCAGCCCCGCGCGGGCGCCGCCGATGACGATCAGGTTGCGCTAGCAGAAGCAGGCGCTGGCGGGTCATGTGCGGATCACTTGCCGCCCCAGATTTCCTCCACTCGCGCGTCCCGGCCGCAGGACTTGCGGTAGTAGTTGTAGCGGATCGGGTTCTTCTTGGAGTAGTCCTGATGGTAGGTCTCGGCCAGCCAGAACGTTGTGGCCGCTGCCAGCTCGGTATGGATGGTCTTGAATTTACCGCTCTTTAGCAGCGCGTCGCGGCTGGCCTCGGCGGCCTTGCGCTCGGCGTCGTTCTGCCAGTAGATGCCACTGCGATACTGGGTGCCGACGTCGCAGAACTGGCGATCCTTGACCGTGGGGTCGATGTGACGCCAGAAGTAATCCACCAGTT from Chromatiaceae bacterium carries:
- the mreD gene encoding rod shape-determining protein MreD translates to MIDFSPRRWLLIPSLGVALLLTLLPLPEWASELRPPWVALTLLYWILATPERVGVFWGWAMGLLLDVSIGTVLGQHALSLAVMAWIMVSLQQRLGLYPPFQQALAVWLLLLAERLVSLWVMGALGQPTPGLPYWLSTLMGLLIWPWIPLLTRGGRRGYGMG
- the mrdA gene encoding penicillin-binding protein 2, yielding MAGSWFHAADGERRLFARRAWVAAILATLLLSLVVARVAHLQIDSHQHFSTLSQDNRVRLEPLPPVRGLIYDTQGVLLAANEPSFTLTVTPDKAKDMDGLLGELSKLIRLDEADIRRFERLRRQGSPYTAVPLRLHLTEEEIARVSLEGYRFPAVDIRTDLLRTYPMGIYTAHVLGYVARIDEEEVKRIDAANYRGTDFIGKNGLEKSYEEVLHGRVGYRQVEVNAKGRVLRTLESEPPTPGKDLRLHLDIRLQRNAAAAMAGKRGAVVAIDPRTGGVLAMVSNPGFDPNPFVEGIGAKEYAALRDDIDVPLFDRALRGQYPPGSTIKPFIALGGLETGVITTGKVKHCSGAFQLPGQSHRYRDWRKGGHGSVDMRRAIVESCDVYFYDLAHHLGIDRLGDFLGKFHFGRKTGVDLAGELGGLMPSKEWKRRVRHQAWYPGETLIVGIGQGAFLATPLQLAAATAAIANGGRYLEPRVAKALDAGQGQLAPIQAPRRDLGLDPDHVEDIIQAMTQVVESPRGTARRIRSPAYRIAGKTGTAQVFTVGQKETYKEKQVAARKRDHALFVAFAPVDDPRIAVAVLVENGGHGGSVAAPIARAVMDSYLLGKDPPADLGAESEEEAEDGD
- the rodA gene encoding rod shape-determining protein RodA, which codes for MAIEPVDASLDRVPLAGQATLSQRLHLDLPLVFALLLAAGYGLLVLFSAIDQDPKRLEAQLLRLGLAFGVMILVAQIPPRLWRRLAVPLYMVGVLMLVAVLAVGEIGKGAQRWLDLGLLRFQPSELLKLGVPLMLAWFLALRPLPPGGWRTLVAAILTAVPAVLIARQPDLGTALLVGSAGAFVLFLAGLSWRLIALLVAIAAALAPLLWSQMLDYQKNRVLTLFDPESDPLGTGYHIIQSKIAIGSGGVYGKGWGLGTQSHLEFLPERSTDFIFAVLGEELGLFGVLALLGIYLFILFRGLYIASQSQDAFGRLLAGGLTLVFFVYLFVNTGMVSGLLPVVGVPLPLVSYGGTSMVTILAGFGLIMAVHTHRGLSGR
- the msrA gene encoding peptide-methionine (S)-S-oxide reductase MsrA; the encoded protein is MKTLIKVAALATALVPAAFAETPATPTIVPAGGATAIFAGGCFWCIEKDFEKLPGVIEVESGYTAGRTSNPSYEQVSAGGTGHTEAVRVIYDPQKVSYPQLVDYFWRHIDPTVKDRQFCDVGTQYRSGIYWQNDAERKAAEASRDALLKSGKFKTIHTELAAATTFWLAETYHQDYSKKNPIRYNYYRKSCGRDARVEEIWGGK